The nucleotide sequence AGATAAGAATTTACGGTCGATTTCTAACAACTCAGCTTTTTCTTTAATCAATTTCAACATTTCGTTTGCAGGCATGTCTTCTAAACCATTTGCCTTACGTGTTTCATTGATTGCAGTTTTCATAAAGTTGGTTACCGAAACACCTGGAATTTCAACGGGATATTGAAATGATAAGAAAATACCTTTATGAGCACGCTCTTCCGGTGCTAAATCTGCCAAATCTTCCCCATCTAAAATAATTTCGCCTTCGGTAACTTCAAAGTTTTCATTACCTGCAATTACAGACGATAAGGTTGATTTACCTGCGCCGTTTGGTCCCATGATGGCATGCACCTCACCTGCTTTTACTTCTAGGTTAATTCCTTTTAATATTTCTTTGTCTTCTACCGAAGCGTGTAAATTTTTAATTTGTAACATTTGATTGTTTTATTTATTCGTAATGACCTTTTAATGAAATGATATTTAATATTTCAATTGTATTTTCATCAACAATTTCATAAACCAAACGGTGTTGTTGATTTATTCTTCTTGACCAAACTCCAGAAAGACTGTGTTTTAGTTGTTCAGGTTTTCCTATTCCTTCAAATGGATTGTCTTGAATTGCTCTCAATAATTCAGAAATCTTTTTAAGAATCGGTTTATTTCCAGATTTTGACCAAAATTCTAAATCCCTTTTGGCTTTGCTTGAAAATATCATTTCCATAACTTATCAATATCTTCCAAAGTCATCTTTATACCTTTCCCTTGTTTTAATTCTTCTCTTGCTTCCAAAATTTCTTTTACAAATTCAGGATTGTACGGTTTCTCTTTTCTTTCAACAATTTCAAAACCAAGTGATTTTGCCAATGATTTTAATACTGGAAAATCTTTCTTCTTTACATTTTTTAAAATAAGATCCATAACTTTTAATTTTATTATCCCACCGATCCTTCTAACGAAATCTCTAATAGTTTTTTGGCTTCTACTGCAAATTCCATTGGTAATTTATCTAAAACCTCGCGTGAAAATCCATTTACGATTAAAGCAATTGCTGTTTCGGTT is from Paenimyroides aestuarii and encodes:
- the sufC gene encoding Fe-S cluster assembly ATPase SufC, with the protein product MLQIKNLHASVEDKEILKGINLEVKAGEVHAIMGPNGAGKSTLSSVIAGNENFEVTEGEIILDGEDLADLAPEERAHKGIFLSFQYPVEIPGVSVTNFMKTAINETRKANGLEDMPANEMLKLIKEKAELLEIDRKFLSRSLNEGFSGGEKKRNEIFQMAMLNPKIAILDETDSGLDIDALRIVSNGVNKLKNANNAVVVITHYQRLLDYIVPDFVHVLHDGKIVKTGGKELALELEQKGYDWLK
- a CDS encoding Txe/YoeB family addiction module toxin, whose amino-acid sequence is MEMIFSSKAKRDLEFWSKSGNKPILKKISELLRAIQDNPFEGIGKPEQLKHSLSGVWSRRINQQHRLVYEIVDENTIEILNIISLKGHYE
- a CDS encoding DUF2683 family protein; this translates as MDLILKNVKKKDFPVLKSLAKSLGFEIVERKEKPYNPEFVKEILEAREELKQGKGIKMTLEDIDKLWK